A genomic region of Melopsittacus undulatus isolate bMelUnd1 chromosome 5, bMelUnd1.mat.Z, whole genome shotgun sequence contains the following coding sequences:
- the LOC101877669 gene encoding potassium voltage-gated channel subfamily A member 1, with the protein MTVMAGENMDETSALPGHPQDSYQPAAHDDHECCERVVINIAGLRFETQLKTLAQFPNTLLGNPKKRMRYFDPLRNEYFFDRNRPSFDAILYYYQSGGRLRRPVNVPLDMFSEEIKFYELGEEAMEKFREDEGFIKDEERPLPEGEYQRQVWLLFEYPESSGPARVIAIVSVMVILISIVIFCLETLPELKEDKEYTVHRTDNTTQVYKSNIFTDPFFVVETLCIIWFSFELVVRFFSCPSKTEFFKNIMNFIDIVAIIPYFITLGTEMAEQEGTQKGEQATSLAILRVIRLVRVFRILKLSRHSKGLQILGQTLKASMRELGLLIFFLFIGVILFSSAVYFAEAEEPESHFSSIPDAFWWAVVSMTTVGYGDMYPVTIGGKIVGSLCAIAGVLTIALPVPVIVSNFNYFYHRETEGEEQAQLLHVSSPNLASDSDLSRRSSSTISKSEYMEIEEDMNNSIDNFREANLRTGNCTVANQNCVNKSKLLTDV; encoded by the coding sequence ATGACCGTGATGGCTGGAGAGAACATGGATGAGACTTCTGCGCTACCTGGCCACCCCCAGGATAGCTACCAGCCCGCTGCCCACGATGACCATGAGTGTTGTGAGCGTGTAGTGATAAACATTGCCGGACTACGCTTTGAGACGCAGCTGAAGACCTTAGCCCAGTTCCCCAACACTCTGCTGGGCAACCCCAAGAAGCGCATGCGGTACTTTGACCCCTTGCGCAATGAGTACTTCTTTGACCGGAATCGGCCCAGCTTTGATGCCATCCTCTACTACTATCAGTCTGGGGGGCGGCTCCGCCGGCCGGTCAATGTGCCCTTGGACATGTTCTCTGAGGAGATCAAATTTTATGAGTTGGGtgaggaggccatggagaaaTTCAGGGAAGATGAAGGGTTCATCAAAGATGAGGAGAGACCCTTGCCGGAGGGGGAGTATCAGCGTCAAGTATGGCTCCTCTTTGAATACCCAGAGAGCTCTGGGCCGGCAAGGGTCATTGCAATAGTCTCTGTCATGGTGATCCTCATCTCCATCGTGATCTTCTGCCTAGAGACATTACCTGAGCTAAAAGAAGACAAGGAATACACAGTGCATCGCACTGACAACACTACCCAGGTCTACAAATCCAATATCTTCACAGATCCCTTCTTTGTTGTGGAGACCCTGTGCATCATCTGGTTCTCCTTTGAGCTGGTGGTGCGCTTCTTTTCTTGCCCCAGCAAAACTGAATTCTTCAAGAATATCATGAACTTCATTGACATTGTGGCCATCATCCCTTACTTCATCACCCTGGGCACTGAGATGGCCGAGCAGGAGGGGACTCAGAAAGGAGAGCAGGCCACCTCCTTGGCCATCCTGAGAGTCATCAGACTGGTAAGAGTCTTTCGAATCCTCAAACTCTCCCGGCACTCTAAGGGTCTCCAGATTTTGGGACAAACCCTCAAAGCAAGTATGAGAGAGCTAGGTTTGCtgatcttcttcctcttcattgGGGTGATTTTGTTCTCTAGTGCGGTATATTTTGCTGAGGCTGAAGAACCTGAGTCTCatttctccagcatccctgatGCTTTCTGGTGGGCGGTGGTATCCATGACCACTGTGGGATATGGTGACATGTACCCTGTGACAATTGGAGGCAAAATCGTAGGCTCCTTGTGTGCCATCGCTGGTGTGCTGACAATTGCCCTGCCCGTACCTGTCATCGTGTCCAACTTCAACTACTTCTACCACCGAGAAACAGAAGGGGAAGAACAGGCTCAGTTACTTCATGTTAGCTCCCCTAATTTAGCATCTGACAGTGATCTCAGTCGCCGCAGCTCCTCCACAATCAGCAAATCTGAGTACATGGAAATCGAAGAGGATATGAATAATAGCATAGACAATTTTAGAGAGGCTAATCTCAGAACTGGCAACTGCACTGTAGCCAACCAAAACTGCGTTAACAAAAGCAAGCTGCTGACTGATGtgtaa